In Sphingomonas psychrotolerans, the following proteins share a genomic window:
- a CDS encoding sugar MFS transporter — MPAVPVQPRAGASGAGAPYGAALSMLATLFFMWGFITVINGTLLPHLRSVMVLSYAQTTLIESVWFIAYFVASIPSAKIIERIGYKKSMVTGLIVMAVGALIMIPASMLLSYYVVLTAMFIIASGIALLQVAANPYVAVIGPADSASSRLNLVQAFNSMGTTLAPLFGAYLILGRSVSGTTEGGAAALTMEQRLADAQTVQLPYLIVAVVLIVLAVVIARFKLPAMGAAVSRHSREARKNHSLWQHRNLVFGVPAIAIYLIAEIGVGNLFVNFVSQPEIGNLTHEQAGHYLFLLWGGMMVGRFLGAFLMRSVKPETVLAVASALAFVVMMITTFAHGPIAMWSLISVGLFHSIMFPTIFTLGIKGLGPLTEEGSGLLIMAIAGGALVYFQGEFADAYGLQTSFIICAICELYVLFYALWGSRVTNALADEPATAAE, encoded by the coding sequence ATGCCAGCCGTTCCCGTTCAACCCCGTGCCGGCGCCTCGGGCGCGGGCGCGCCCTATGGGGCCGCATTGTCGATGCTGGCCACATTGTTCTTCATGTGGGGGTTCATCACCGTCATCAACGGCACGCTGCTGCCGCATCTGCGCAGCGTAATGGTGCTCAGCTACGCGCAGACGACGTTGATCGAGAGCGTATGGTTCATCGCCTATTTCGTCGCCTCGATCCCCTCGGCCAAAATCATCGAGCGGATCGGCTACAAGAAATCGATGGTCACCGGGCTGATCGTGATGGCCGTGGGCGCATTGATCATGATTCCGGCGTCTATGCTGCTCTCTTATTACGTCGTGCTCACTGCGATGTTCATCATCGCATCGGGCATCGCCTTGCTCCAGGTCGCCGCCAATCCCTATGTCGCAGTGATCGGCCCGGCCGATAGCGCGTCGTCGCGGCTGAACCTCGTCCAGGCGTTCAACTCGATGGGCACTACGCTCGCGCCCTTGTTCGGCGCCTATCTGATCCTCGGTCGCAGCGTCTCGGGCACCACCGAAGGCGGCGCGGCGGCGCTGACGATGGAGCAGCGTCTCGCCGACGCGCAGACGGTGCAGCTTCCCTATCTGATCGTCGCGGTGGTGCTGATCGTGCTTGCCGTCGTGATCGCGCGCTTCAAGCTCCCTGCGATGGGTGCCGCGGTCTCGCGCCACTCGCGCGAAGCCCGCAAGAACCACTCGCTGTGGCAGCACCGCAACCTCGTTTTCGGTGTGCCCGCGATCGCGATCTACCTGATCGCCGAGATCGGCGTCGGCAATCTCTTCGTCAACTTCGTCTCACAGCCCGAGATCGGCAATCTGACCCACGAGCAGGCTGGTCACTATCTCTTCCTGCTGTGGGGCGGGATGATGGTCGGCCGCTTCCTCGGCGCCTTCCTGATGCGCTCGGTCAAGCCCGAGACGGTACTCGCCGTCGCCAGCGCGCTGGCCTTCGTGGTGATGATGATCACCACCTTCGCGCACGGCCCGATCGCGATGTGGTCGCTGATCTCGGTGGGTCTGTTCCACTCGATCATGTTCCCGACGATCTTCACGCTGGGCATCAAGGGCCTCGGCCCGCTGACCGAGGAGGGTTCGGGCCTGCTCATCATGGCGATCGCCGGCGGCGCTCTGGTCTATTTTCAGGGTGAGTTCGCCGACGCTTACGGTCTCCAGACCTCGTTCATCATCTGCGCGATCTGCGAGCTCTACGTGCTGTTTTATGCATTGTGGGGATCGAGGGTCACCAATGCGCTCGCCGACGAGCCGGCGACAGCCGCCGAATAA
- a CDS encoding TonB-dependent receptor, whose amino-acid sequence MVLKRRILCSASLVALASFAAPAAAQTDAAASQADIAADGPIDPETQDEIVVTGVRASLIEGLQNKREAVQIIESVVAEDVGKLPDNNVVEALQRVTGVQVTNRTGGEASVISIRGLSDITTTWNGRNIFTASGRQFALADIPANLVKRIDVYKTRAAEQIETGIAGQVDVFTRRPLDFDGFVFSASARGIYNEQADTFNPNISALVSNRWETGAGAIGVLVNVSYAKTKYRDQSVTAGAMLPFAGTTNLPQGSGAANICNPSNPGGWTPLERIQPTDCRAPNLATAANLTDLQQLWTPGLQPGLPTAVGSTLLINGAQVPYYLSRDAVFMSDLYGERERPAVNAALQWAPNDSSEYTFEFFWDGYRNTTFNNLAFTFVDWWGTLGPNPANSFTLYDGTNIMKTRTVGAPFQFNSGDATKQRTDSFVYALSGKWNIGEKFKLAADAAYQKSEFNTAFLAMRTTRVANSVFVDFNQGGGLTAFQFDNNLLLRDPGQWNVGELYDSANRNKGNAWTATIDGDYDVGSFLRTLSFGARYDKRNASEASRAQDAPGLNRPFSSLDPGFRFYNKPFFDGRSNVPRSWVVANGYYLFDHADDVRALYRGTVDPGIQTSDTLALNENFNIGETTWAAYLQGDFELGPLKVQAGVRYVNVKTDMNFLDSISGDATSASASTDEFLPSATLRYDITDNLRLRFNYGKTLRRPNFVDLNPNLTLTGDLTNVGYGSGTGGNPALAPTRATNYDAALEWYFENDSAIYATLFRREIDGLVVPFRSIEQVTGTGLNTTTFIINRPTNASEGVLKGAEIGLVYFPTLPGLLNGLGVQGSVTFLDSKQNIPIQDAAGAVTGEVETPFFGVSDLSYNVTLAYDNGPVGARLSYVWRKEFLNNNEASLFANPIGIWRRPEKSLDLQLTAKVNDRLAVTLDAVNLTEELSQSYYAFGDAGGPDTHNFGSSVLGRTFALGLRFSFD is encoded by the coding sequence ATGGTTCTGAAGCGTAGAATTCTCTGTTCGGCATCGCTCGTCGCGCTGGCTTCTTTCGCGGCACCGGCAGCCGCGCAGACCGACGCCGCGGCATCGCAGGCAGACATTGCCGCCGACGGTCCGATCGATCCGGAAACGCAGGACGAGATCGTCGTGACCGGCGTCCGCGCCAGTCTGATCGAAGGCCTTCAGAACAAACGCGAAGCCGTACAGATCATCGAATCGGTCGTCGCCGAGGATGTCGGCAAGCTGCCCGACAACAATGTCGTCGAGGCGCTGCAACGGGTAACCGGTGTCCAGGTGACCAACCGCACCGGCGGCGAGGCCTCAGTGATCTCGATCCGCGGTCTTTCCGACATCACCACGACGTGGAACGGCCGTAACATCTTCACTGCGTCGGGCCGCCAGTTCGCGCTCGCCGATATCCCCGCCAACCTCGTCAAGCGGATCGACGTCTACAAGACGCGTGCCGCCGAGCAGATCGAGACCGGGATCGCCGGCCAGGTCGACGTGTTCACGCGCCGTCCGCTCGATTTCGACGGCTTCGTCTTCTCCGCCTCGGCGCGCGGGATCTACAACGAGCAGGCGGACACGTTTAACCCCAATATCAGCGCGCTGGTCAGCAACCGCTGGGAAACCGGCGCAGGCGCCATCGGTGTGCTGGTCAATGTCAGCTATGCCAAGACCAAATATCGCGACCAGAGCGTGACCGCGGGCGCGATGCTGCCGTTCGCCGGCACGACCAACCTTCCGCAGGGCTCGGGGGCAGCCAATATCTGCAATCCCTCGAATCCGGGCGGCTGGACTCCGCTCGAGCGCATCCAGCCGACCGACTGCCGGGCACCGAACCTCGCCACGGCCGCCAACCTCACCGATCTGCAGCAGCTCTGGACCCCCGGATTGCAGCCCGGCCTCCCAACCGCTGTCGGCTCGACGCTGCTGATCAACGGCGCGCAGGTGCCCTATTACCTCTCGCGCGATGCCGTGTTCATGAGCGATCTTTATGGCGAGCGCGAACGGCCGGCGGTGAACGCCGCGCTGCAATGGGCGCCCAATGACAGCTCCGAATACACTTTCGAGTTCTTCTGGGACGGCTATCGCAACACGACGTTCAACAATCTTGCCTTCACTTTCGTCGACTGGTGGGGGACTCTGGGTCCGAACCCGGCGAACAGCTTCACGCTCTACGACGGCACCAACATCATGAAGACCCGGACGGTCGGCGCACCGTTCCAGTTCAACAGCGGCGACGCGACGAAGCAGCGTACCGACAGTTTCGTCTACGCGCTGAGCGGCAAGTGGAACATCGGCGAAAAATTCAAGCTCGCCGCCGACGCCGCGTATCAGAAGAGCGAATTCAACACCGCCTTCCTCGCAATGCGCACCACGCGCGTGGCGAATTCGGTGTTCGTCGATTTCAACCAGGGCGGCGGCCTCACTGCCTTCCAGTTCGACAACAACCTGCTGCTGCGCGATCCGGGGCAGTGGAACGTCGGTGAACTCTACGACAGCGCCAATCGCAACAAGGGCAATGCCTGGACCGCGACGATCGACGGCGACTATGATGTCGGATCGTTCCTCAGGACGCTCAGCTTCGGCGCGCGCTATGACAAGCGCAATGCCAGCGAAGCCTCGCGCGCGCAGGACGCGCCAGGGCTGAACCGGCCGTTTTCGTCGCTCGACCCGGGCTTTCGTTTCTACAACAAGCCGTTCTTCGACGGCCGGTCGAACGTGCCGCGAAGCTGGGTGGTGGCGAACGGCTATTATCTGTTCGATCATGCCGACGATGTCCGCGCGCTCTATCGCGGCACGGTCGACCCTGGCATCCAGACCAGCGACACGCTCGCGCTCAACGAGAATTTCAACATCGGCGAGACGACCTGGGCTGCGTATCTCCAGGGCGACTTCGAGCTCGGGCCGCTGAAGGTTCAGGCAGGCGTGCGCTACGTCAACGTCAAGACCGACATGAACTTCCTCGACTCGATCTCCGGCGACGCGACCTCGGCGTCGGCGAGCACCGACGAGTTCCTGCCGAGCGCGACGTTGCGCTATGACATCACCGACAATCTCCGGCTGCGCTTCAATTACGGCAAGACGCTGCGCCGCCCGAACTTCGTCGATCTCAACCCGAACCTGACGCTGACCGGCGATCTCACCAATGTCGGCTATGGTTCGGGCACCGGCGGCAATCCCGCCCTCGCGCCGACGCGGGCGACCAACTACGATGCCGCGCTGGAATGGTATTTCGAGAATGACAGCGCGATCTACGCCACGCTGTTCCGCCGCGAGATCGATGGGCTGGTCGTGCCGTTCCGCAGCATCGAGCAAGTCACCGGGACGGGGCTCAACACCACGACCTTCATCATCAACCGGCCGACCAACGCGTCGGAAGGCGTGCTGAAGGGCGCGGAAATCGGGCTGGTCTATTTCCCCACTTTGCCCGGCCTGCTCAACGGGCTGGGCGTGCAGGGCAGCGTGACCTTCCTCGATTCGAAGCAGAACATCCCGATCCAGGACGCGGCGGGCGCAGTGACCGGCGAAGTCGAGACGCCGTTCTTCGGCGTGTCGGATCTCTCTTACAACGTCACGCTGGCCTATGATAACGGTCCGGTCGGCGCGCGGCTCTCTTACGTCTGGCGCAAGGAGTTCCTCAACAACAACGAGGCGTCGCTGTTCGCCAATCCGATCGGCATCTGGCGGCGCCCCGAGAAGAGCCTCGACCTCCAGCTGACCGCCAAGGTCAACGACCGGCTGGCGGTCACGCTGGATGCAGTGAACCTGACCGAGGAATTGAGCCAGTCTTATTATGCCTTCGGTGACGCGGGGGGGCCGGACACTCATAATTTCGGCTCGTCGGTCCTCGGGCGCACTTTCGCGCTCGGCCTGCGTTTCTCGTTCGACTGA
- the arfA gene encoding arabinosylfuranosidase ArfA yields the protein MLKSRVIADPDFTVASLDRRVFGTFVEHLGRCVYGGIYEPGHPTADENGFRRDVLDLTRELGVTIVRYPGGNFVSGYNWEDGVGPKEERPVRLDLAWGSTETNQFGTNEFIDWCRLAELEPMFAVNLGTRGPAEAQQFLEYCNHPGGTHYSDLRRSHGYEAPHDIKFWCLGNEMDGPWQTCSKTAQEYGRVAAETAKMMRWTCDGLELAACGSSHLDMPTYAAWEYTVLDHCFEQVDYISLHQYFRNDDDDIARYLTAVDHLQAFITEVTAIADAIAAKRRSSKRIMLSLDEWNVWYKSHHGEHLRKPGWPQAPDLLDEIYNFEDALVIGGALITIMNNADRVKSACLAQLVNAIAPILTETGGPAWRQTIFHPFAQAARWGRGEVLRAKVVTDSFSAGKYPSAPMLVTSILHDPDTGALTVFALNRSLDEEMTLDVELRGMGARMLGEAHELHHEDLKAINSKEEPDEVAPAAHPRAGFEEGVLRAVLKPLSWNVFVTWPQ from the coding sequence ATGCTCAAGTCCCGCGTAATCGCCGATCCCGATTTCACTGTCGCTTCGCTCGACCGGCGGGTGTTCGGCACCTTCGTTGAGCATCTCGGGCGCTGCGTCTATGGCGGCATCTACGAGCCCGGCCATCCGACCGCGGACGAGAACGGCTTCCGCCGCGACGTGCTCGATCTCACCCGTGAGCTCGGAGTCACGATCGTGCGCTATCCCGGCGGCAATTTCGTCTCGGGCTATAATTGGGAAGACGGAGTGGGGCCGAAGGAGGAGCGGCCGGTGCGCCTCGATCTCGCTTGGGGTTCGACCGAGACCAACCAGTTCGGCACCAACGAGTTCATCGACTGGTGCCGCCTCGCCGAGCTGGAACCGATGTTCGCAGTCAATCTCGGGACGCGCGGGCCGGCCGAGGCGCAGCAATTCCTAGAATATTGCAATCATCCGGGCGGCACGCACTATTCCGACCTGCGCCGCAGCCACGGCTATGAGGCGCCGCACGACATCAAATTCTGGTGCCTCGGCAACGAGATGGACGGGCCGTGGCAGACCTGCAGCAAGACGGCGCAGGAATATGGCCGGGTCGCCGCCGAGACCGCCAAGATGATGCGCTGGACCTGCGACGGGCTCGAGCTCGCCGCCTGCGGCTCCTCACATCTCGACATGCCCACCTACGCGGCGTGGGAATATACCGTGCTCGACCACTGCTTCGAGCAGGTCGACTACATCTCGCTCCATCAATATTTCCGCAACGACGATGACGACATCGCCCGATATCTGACCGCGGTCGATCATCTCCAGGCATTCATCACCGAAGTGACTGCCATTGCCGATGCGATCGCCGCCAAGCGCCGGTCCTCGAAGCGGATCATGCTGTCGCTCGACGAGTGGAACGTCTGGTACAAATCGCATCACGGCGAGCATCTGCGCAAACCCGGCTGGCCGCAGGCGCCGGACCTGCTCGACGAGATCTACAATTTCGAGGACGCGCTGGTGATCGGCGGCGCGCTGATCACGATCATGAACAATGCCGATCGAGTGAAATCGGCGTGCCTCGCCCAGCTGGTCAATGCGATCGCGCCGATCCTCACCGAGACCGGCGGGCCGGCGTGGCGCCAGACGATCTTCCATCCCTTTGCACAAGCGGCCCGCTGGGGCCGCGGCGAAGTGCTGCGCGCCAAGGTGGTCACCGACAGCTTCTCCGCCGGCAAATATCCATCGGCGCCGATGCTGGTGACTTCGATCCTCCACGATCCCGATACCGGCGCCTTGACGGTGTTCGCGCTCAACCGCAGCCTCGACGAGGAGATGACGCTCGACGTCGAGCTTCGCGGCATGGGCGCGCGCATGCTCGGCGAGGCGCACGAACTGCATCATGAGGATTTGAAGGCGATCAACAGCAAGGAGGAGCCCGACGAAGTGGCGCCGGCGGCACATCCACGCGCCGGGTTCGAGGAAGGTGTTCTCCGCGCCGTGCTCAAGCCGCTTTCGTGGAACGTGTTCGTGACGTGGCCGCAATGA
- a CDS encoding arabinan endo-1,5-alpha-L-arabinosidase, producing the protein MLAGASAQAPAQTSPSAPASLNARLAGDIAQVHDPAIIRQGDSWYLFTTSQAGAGKGLIHIRTSTDLAKWTRAAPVFAEMPVWVKDAVPGAAGIWAPDVHFAGGEYRIYYSVSTFGKNRSAIGLVTTPSLDNPVWTDKGPVLRSSQKDDFNAIDPNVFDDAQGRQWLAFGSFWSGLKLVRLDPKTGLRSAEDTKVHAIARRPSPGAIEAPFVIRRGDFYYLFASFDFCCRRAASTYYTMVGRSKDPTGPYLDLKGKSMMDGGGLLVLHAELDRSKRFVGPGHVAILREAKQDYIVYHAYDTQRSGVPTLRIQPLGWTDDGWPVAL; encoded by the coding sequence TTGCTCGCCGGGGCATCGGCTCAGGCACCGGCGCAGACCAGCCCGTCTGCGCCGGCATCGCTCAACGCGCGCCTCGCCGGCGACATCGCGCAGGTGCACGATCCCGCGATCATCCGGCAGGGCGACAGCTGGTATTTGTTCACGACGAGCCAGGCAGGCGCAGGCAAGGGCCTGATCCATATCCGCACCTCAACGGATCTCGCCAAATGGACGCGCGCCGCGCCCGTCTTCGCCGAGATGCCGGTATGGGTGAAGGACGCGGTTCCCGGTGCGGCCGGCATCTGGGCGCCCGATGTCCACTTCGCGGGCGGCGAATATCGCATTTATTATTCGGTCTCGACCTTCGGCAAGAACCGCTCCGCGATCGGGCTGGTGACCACGCCTTCGCTCGACAACCCGGTCTGGACCGACAAGGGCCCGGTGCTCCGATCGAGCCAGAAAGACGATTTCAATGCGATCGACCCCAATGTGTTCGACGATGCGCAAGGGCGCCAATGGCTGGCGTTCGGCAGCTTCTGGTCGGGGCTCAAGCTGGTCCGGCTCGATCCGAAGACGGGGCTGCGTTCGGCCGAGGACACCAAGGTTCACGCGATCGCCCGCCGCCCCAGCCCGGGCGCGATCGAGGCGCCCTTCGTGATCCGGCGCGGCGATTTCTATTATCTGTTCGCGTCGTTCGACTTTTGCTGCCGGCGCGCGGCCAGCACCTATTACACCATGGTCGGCCGTTCGAAGGATCCGACGGGTCCCTATCTGGATCTGAAGGGCAAGAGCATGATGGACGGCGGCGGGCTGCTCGTGCTCCACGCCGAGCTCGACCGGAGCAAGCGCTTCGTCGGGCCGGGACATGTCGCGATCCTGCGCGAGGCAAAGCAGGATTACATCGTATACCATGCTTATGATACGCAACGCTCCGGCGTGCCGACGCTCCGCATCCAGCCGCTGGGCTGGACGGACGACGGCTGGCCGGTAGCACTCTGA
- a CDS encoding FadR/GntR family transcriptional regulator translates to MVAKVKTAKPLNVRARRKSLRLHGTIARDLGILIVSGRYKPGEILNNEVAASDRLHVSRTAYREALRILAAKGLVESRPRTGTRVSDREKWHLLDPDVLSWIFEFEPDDELLFSLFELRKIFEPEAAALAADRRSDAQLERMAEALAGMEKHTLAVEEGRIADQDFHAALLEASANPFITSLTTSVSAAVAWTTIFKQRNSPLRRDPVPDHQRVFDAIAASDPEGAHAAMAHLVDMAFLDTTRSKAPKLKLTRGSRRETAAG, encoded by the coding sequence ATGGTTGCAAAGGTCAAGACTGCCAAACCGCTGAACGTCCGGGCGCGGCGCAAATCGCTGCGCCTGCACGGGACGATCGCGCGCGATCTCGGCATCCTGATCGTCTCGGGGCGCTACAAGCCCGGCGAGATACTCAACAACGAAGTGGCCGCGAGCGACCGGCTCCACGTCTCGCGCACCGCGTATCGCGAGGCATTGCGCATCCTCGCCGCCAAGGGGCTGGTCGAGAGCCGCCCGCGCACCGGCACCCGGGTCAGCGACCGCGAGAAATGGCATCTGCTCGATCCCGACGTGCTGTCGTGGATCTTCGAATTCGAGCCCGACGACGAATTGCTGTTCAGCCTGTTCGAGCTGCGCAAGATCTTCGAGCCCGAAGCCGCGGCATTGGCCGCCGACCGGCGGTCCGACGCGCAGCTGGAGCGCATGGCCGAAGCGCTGGCGGGCATGGAGAAGCATACGCTCGCGGTGGAGGAGGGGCGGATCGCCGATCAGGATTTCCACGCCGCCTTGCTCGAAGCCTCGGCCAATCCGTTCATCACTTCGCTCACCACCAGTGTCAGCGCGGCGGTGGCGTGGACGACGATCTTCAAGCAGCGCAACAGCCCGCTGCGCCGCGATCCGGTCCCCGATCACCAGCGCGTGTTCGACGCGATCGCGGCGAGCGACCCCGAGGGTGCGCACGCGGCGATGGCGCATTTGGTCGACATGGCGTTTCTGGATACGACGCGCAGCAAAGCCCCCAAGCTCAAACTCACCAGAGGTTCCCGCCGCGAGACCGCGGCGGGATAG